The following are from one region of the Coffea eugenioides isolate CCC68of chromosome 2, Ceug_1.0, whole genome shotgun sequence genome:
- the LOC113762441 gene encoding uncharacterized acetyltransferase At3g50280-like → METPAVQYLSECFIRPKYTPEESKQPVYLSPWDVVAVFMHYMQKGFVFTKSPAFDTDENQIQELVQKLKESLSITLIHFYPLAGRLATQKKEENPTDLAFYIDCSKGPGARFIHASLDLTIDDITSPTDTPRIVGSLFDHGRSVNYAGHTKSLLTIQITELIDGIFIGCSMNHMVGDGTSLWHFLDSWSEIFKAEGRTSAISRPPVHDRWFPRGPHDPFLTLPFIHHDGLSSQGQHDPLLSHPLRDHDDQVISSIDDGDTSPDDTIRERIFHFSSESVAKIKAKANAERNTNEISSLQALSAHLWRCITRARNLPSDRQTAFFTIMNVRSRLVPPMSQDCFGNYLEAAMATTGCGELLEQGLGWASWLLHQAVINHSNEWINSWLQKPILPRRADEPDPNTVLLGGSPRFNMYGTEFGLGKPVAIRNGSGNKFDGKLIVSPGAEGGGSMDFEICLAPHAMTSLECDREFMETVS, encoded by the coding sequence ATGGAGACTCCGGCAGTCCAATATCTGTCTGAATGTTTTATCAGACCAAAGTATACTCCAGAAGAGTCGAAACAACCAGTTTACTTGTCACCATGGGATGTAGTTGCGGTCTTTATGCACTATATGCAGAAAGGCTTCGTTTTTACAAAGTCTCCGGCATTTGACACTGATGAGAACCAAATTCAAGAACTGGTGCAGAAACTAAAGGAGTCTCTTTCTATCACCCTTATTCATTTCTATCCATTAGCTGGTCGTCTTGCAACacagaaaaaagaagagaatcCTACTGATTTGGCATTCTATATCGACTGCAGTAAAGGGCCCGGGGCACGATTTATTCACGCATCCCTGGACTTGACTATAGATGATATAACTTCACCAACAGATACTCCTCGAATTGTAGGATCATTGTTTGATCACGGGAGATCAGTCAACTATGCTGGTCACACCAAGTCTCTACTGACTATTCAAATCACTGAGCTGATAGATGGGATCTTCATTGGATGTTCCATGAACCACATGGTTGGAGATGGAACGTCTCTCTGGCATTTCTTGGACTCATGGTCGGAGATATTCAAAGCTGAGGGGAGGACAAGTGCTATCTCAAGACCCCCAGTACATGATCGATGGTTTCCACGAGGACCACATGATCCATTTCTTACACTTCCATTCATTCACCATGATGGATTGTCTTCACAGGGACAACATGATCCATTACTTAGCCATCCGCTTAGGGACCATGATGATCAAGTCATCAGCAGCATAGATGATGGAGATACATCGCCAGACGACACGATCAGGGAAAGAATATTTCATTTCTCATCAGAGTCAGTGGCAAAGATAAAGGCAAAGGCAAATGCTGAACGCAATACCAATGAGATTTCTTCTTTACAGGCTCTGTCAGCTCATCTGTGGAGATGTATCACAAGGGCTCGAAACCTCCCATCAGATCGCCAAACAGCGTTCTTTACTATTATGAATGTTAGATCAAGGTTAGTTCCACCAATGTCTCAGGACTGCTTTGGTAACTACCTAGAGGCAGCAATGGCAACAACTGGCTGTGGCGAATTGCTGGAACAGGGCCTAGGATGGGCATCCTGGCTGCTGCATCAAGCAGTGATCAATCATTCAAATGAATGGATTAATTCATGGCTGCAAAAGCCAATCCTACCTCGTAGGGCTGATGAGCCTGATCCCAATACTGTACTTTTGGGAGGCTCTCCACGATTCAACATGTATGGAACTGAATTTGGACTTGGGAAGCCAGTTGCAATCCGAAATGGGAGTGGAAATAAATTTGATGGAAAATTGATAGTGAGTCCAGGAGCCGAAGGAGGGGGAAGCATGGATTTCGAGATTTGCCTTGCACCACATGCAATGACGTCTCTTGAATGTGACAGGGAGTTTATGGAGACCGTCTCTTAG